The sequence AGCTACGATGGGAGCGGCGTGGCAACCCGCTGACCGCTCTTGCGTTTAGGCGAGCACATTCTAGCCCTACGACTGCATGTCCAGACTCATCAAGATCATCGTCGAGAAGCACTCAGATGGGTACGTTGCCTACCCAGTTGGGTTGAAGGGCGTCGTCGTGGGACAGGGCGATAGCTATGAGGAGGCGCTTGCGGATGCGCGGAGTGCGGTGGCGTTCCACATCGAAACGTTCGGGCCGGAGGTGCTCGATAGCGATGACGGTCCCGTCTTGGAGGTGTTCGTAGCTGAAGCGACCGTAGCCGCCTGATGTCGGAGCGCTTTCCCCGGGATGCCCCGCTGCGTCGCGTACTGGCGTCGCTCGAAGCGCTCGGCTTCCGGATCGTGCGCGAAGGCAACCACATCGCGATGCTGCATGAGGATGAGGACGGCACCCGGACGCCGCTGACGCTCCCCAACCATCGCACGATCAAAGGTTCTACCTTGCGCGCCATCCTCCGGCAAAGTGGCATTGGGCGGGACGAGTTTTTGAAGGTCTACCGCCGCGCCAAGTAGCACGCCTCTGTGCGCCCAGACTGGATAGCACTTTCCACCGGGCAACCGACGGACGGCTCTTGCGTTTAGGCGAGCCCGTTGCACCAGGTCCCGCTATGATCCAGGCCTCCGCCCACCTCGACGCGCAGCTTCGCGAACTCAAAGTCGACGCGAAGTACCGGCGCGGGCTGCGGGTACTGATCGAGCACGCCCGGCGGCGGCTGCCGAGCGTGGACGAGCAGCTGCTCCGCCGCGCCTTCCAGGTGGCCTACTGGGCGCACCGAAACGACCGCCGCGCCGACGGCTCGCTCTACATCGCGCACCCGCTCGAAGTCGCCACCATCGCCGCGCGGGACATCGCCTTCGACGACGTGACCGTGGTCGCCGCGCTGCTGCACGACACCGTCGAGGACACCGACATCTCGCTCGACTTCTTGGAGGCTGAGTTTGGAGCCGAGCTCGCGCAGGTCGTGGACGGCGTCACCAAGATCGACCACGTCTTCGAGAGCAAAAAGCTAGGCCGCGACGAGAACGTGCGCAAGCTCATGCTCTCGATGGCGAGCGACATCCGTGTCATCCTGGTGAAGTTCGCCGACCGGCTGCACAACATGCGGACGCTAGAGAGCCTCCCGCAGGCGAAGCAACTCCGCATCGCTTCGGACACGCTCGCGCTCTTTGCGCCGTTGTCGCACCGCTTCGGCCTCAACGCCATCAAGACGGAGTTGGAGGACCTCTGCCTGAAATACATCGACCCGGAGCGCTACCAGCACATCACGACGGGGCTGAAGGCCAACCGGCGGCAGCGCGAGACGTACCTCCGCCGCTTCATCGAGCCCGTCCAGAAGGAGCTCGAAGGCGCGGGTCTGACGTTCGAGATCACCGGGCGCCCGAAGTCGATCTACTCGATCTACCGGAAGATGAAGGCGCAGGATAAAGACCTCGACGAGATCTACGACCTGCTCGCCATTCGCATCATCCTGGAGAGCGAAGGCCGCCAGGGCCGCGAGGATTGCTGGCGCGTCTACTCGATCCTCACGGACCTCTACCCGCCCATTCCCGAGCGCTTCCGCGACTTTATCTCGCTGCCGAAGTCGAACGGCTACCAGAGCCTCCACACGACCGTCATCGGGCCGAAGGGGCGGCGCATCGAGATCCAGGTGCGCACGCAGGAGATGCACGAGATCGCCGAGCGCGGCGTGGCGGCGCACTGGAAGTACAAGGAGAAGAACGCCGACGGCTCCCGGAACAGCCCGCGCGCCGACGAGCGCCTCGACTCGCTCTACTCGTGGGTGCGCGACATGCTCGAAAACCCGCAGCCCGACGCGGCGAGCGACTTCGTGCAGGAGTTCTCGCTCAACCTCTACGCCGAGGAGATCTACGTCTTCACGCCCGCTGGCGACCTGCTCACGCTCCCGCGCGGCGCTACGCCCGTCGACTTCGCCTACCAGGTGCACACCGAGGTCGGCAACCGCTGCATCGGCGCTAAGGTCAACGGCAAGATGGTCCCGCTTTCGCACAAGCTGGCCTCCGGCGACCAGGTTGAGATCCTCACGTCGAAGAAGCAGTCGCCCAACCCAGACTGGGCGAACTTCGTGGTCACGACGAAGGCGAAGGCCCGCATCCGGCAGCACATCAACGAGAAGCGCCGCAAGGCCGTCGACCAGGGCCGCGCCGTGTTTGAGAAGCGCCTCGCGAAGGCGGGCGTCGAGATCGACCAGCAGGCCATCGCGCGCACAGCGGCGAAGCTGAAGTTTCCCGACTCGCAGCAGGTCTTCTACGAGATCGGCACCGGCGCGTACGACGCCGACACGTTTATCACAGCGCTGCGCCGCGGTGCCGAGGCAGCCCGGGTCGAAACCGAACAGGCTAACGCCGAGACCGCCGAGGCGCAGGCGCGCTACCTCGACCAGGAGGCCACGCGCGTCACGCGCCAGGCCCGCGAGGCCAACCTCCCCGCGCTCATCGTCGACGGCGAGCCGATGTCGGACCTCGCCACGCGCTACGCCAACTGCTGCAACCCGATCCCCGGCGACGAGGTGGTCGGGTTCGCGAGCAAGACGGGCGCCATCACGATCCACCGCGGCACGTGCCGCAACGCGCTCCACCTGATGGCCGAGCAGCCCGAGCGCATCCTGCCCGTGGACTGGAGCCGCCAAAAGGATGCGCAGTTCATCGTCGGCCTGCGCATCATCGGCGAGGACCGCGTCGGCATCGTGAGCGACCTCACCACGATGATCTCGAAGAACCAGCGCACCAACATCCGCTCGATCACGGTCGAGAGCGAGGACGGCATGTTCGAGGGCAACCTCGTGCTCTTCGTGAGCGACCTCAAGCACCTGCAGCGGCTGATGGACCGCATGCGACAGATCGACGGCATCTTCGGCGTCTATCGGTTTGAAGAGTAGGCCAGCGGTTTGAAGAGTAGGCCAGCGGTTTGAGGAGGAGGCCGGTTCGGGATGAGGCACACTCGGGAGCGGAAAGGGTTGCCTGTTGCGTATCGGAGCGAGGCCAACACGCACGGCGCCACACGTCCTCACCTATCCAACCCCGACGCCTCGAAGGCCCATGA is a genomic window of Bacteroidota bacterium containing:
- a CDS encoding type II toxin-antitoxin system HicB family antitoxin; its protein translation is MSRLIKIIVEKHSDGYVAYPVGLKGVVVGQGDSYEEALADARSAVAFHIETFGPEVLDSDDGPVLEVFVAEATVAA
- a CDS encoding bifunctional (p)ppGpp synthetase/guanosine-3',5'-bis(diphosphate) 3'-pyrophosphohydrolase; this encodes MIQASAHLDAQLRELKVDAKYRRGLRVLIEHARRRLPSVDEQLLRRAFQVAYWAHRNDRRADGSLYIAHPLEVATIAARDIAFDDVTVVAALLHDTVEDTDISLDFLEAEFGAELAQVVDGVTKIDHVFESKKLGRDENVRKLMLSMASDIRVILVKFADRLHNMRTLESLPQAKQLRIASDTLALFAPLSHRFGLNAIKTELEDLCLKYIDPERYQHITTGLKANRRQRETYLRRFIEPVQKELEGAGLTFEITGRPKSIYSIYRKMKAQDKDLDEIYDLLAIRIILESEGRQGREDCWRVYSILTDLYPPIPERFRDFISLPKSNGYQSLHTTVIGPKGRRIEIQVRTQEMHEIAERGVAAHWKYKEKNADGSRNSPRADERLDSLYSWVRDMLENPQPDAASDFVQEFSLNLYAEEIYVFTPAGDLLTLPRGATPVDFAYQVHTEVGNRCIGAKVNGKMVPLSHKLASGDQVEILTSKKQSPNPDWANFVVTTKAKARIRQHINEKRRKAVDQGRAVFEKRLAKAGVEIDQQAIARTAAKLKFPDSQQVFYEIGTGAYDADTFITALRRGAEAARVETEQANAETAEAQARYLDQEATRVTRQAREANLPALIVDGEPMSDLATRYANCCNPIPGDEVVGFASKTGAITIHRGTCRNALHLMAEQPERILPVDWSRQKDAQFIVGLRIIGEDRVGIVSDLTTMISKNQRTNIRSITVESEDGMFEGNLVLFVSDLKHLQRLMDRMRQIDGIFGVYRFEE
- a CDS encoding type II toxin-antitoxin system HicA family toxin, which translates into the protein MSERFPRDAPLRRVLASLEALGFRIVREGNHIAMLHEDEDGTRTPLTLPNHRTIKGSTLRAILRQSGIGRDEFLKVYRRAK